One segment of Chelmon rostratus isolate fCheRos1 chromosome 17, fCheRos1.pri, whole genome shotgun sequence DNA contains the following:
- the ttyh2l gene encoding protein tweety homolog 2-like has protein sequence MATARLDYVAPWWTYWLHNFPHFNFSFQSLDNTFKPEDASYQQSLIFLACVGAVGLGLSLLVLALYLVCMCCCRRDTDEDTKRPETCCVTWAAVITGLIICSAVGVGFYGNSETNDGVYQLTYSLYNANHTLGGINNLVAGSLGNAETGLKQHLQRLDEIFATRADYLQTLRFMRLMINNVIRELTALPDISKANVDLAAIADQTAFIEYYRWLTYLLLLILDLVICLAMCLGMAKQSRWLLITIMAFVALSLILSWASLGAGTATAVGTSDFCVSPDKFIVNQTKDFLSADVAHYYLFCSPNLPNPFQQSLTACQRSLTTMQIQIQGLLQFSVPFFPTAERDLLGIQRLLNSTEFSVHQLTALLDCRGLHKDYLDALMGVCYDGVEGLLYLSLFSLLAASALSALLCVIFRVWTLMASRDKEYDDIDEDDPFNPQARRMSYNPRRSNIHSFCSYNSSLGSQASLHPPPQSASNVAPPPEYMNQSMLFGGSPRYENAPLIGRGSPPPSYSPSMRTTYLSMTDAQIRHFGTDFQV, from the exons ATGGCCACTGCAAGGCTTGATTACGTTGCTCCGTGGTGGACATACTGGCTACACAATTTCCCTCACTTCAATTTCTCCTTCCAGTCGCTCGACAACACTTTCAAGCCGGAGGACGCGAGCTACCAGCAG TCTCTGATCTTTCTAGCATGTGTCGGTGCAGTGGGTCTGGGGCTGAGCCTCCTGGTTCTGGCTTTGTACCTGGTCTGCATGTGTTGCTGCCGCAGGGACACAGATGAGGACACCAAGAGGCCCGAGACCTGCTGTGTCACCTGGGCTGCTGTCATCACGGGTCTCATCATATG TTCTGCTGTAGGAGTTGGTTTCTATGGAAACAGTGAGACCAACGATGGGGTGTACCAGCTGACCTACTCGCTCTACAATGCCAATCACACATTGGGTGGCATCAACAATCTG GTTGCAGGATCTCTGGGCAATGCTGAAACTGGACTCAAACAGCACCTGCAACGGCTGGATGAAATCTTTGCCACAAGGGCTGACTACCTCCAAACTCTGCGCTTCATGCGGCTGATGATCAACAACGTCATCCGCGAGCTGACGGCTCTGCCGGACATCAGCAAGGCCAACGTCGACTTGGCAGCTATTGCTGACCAAACGGCCTTCATTGAGTACTACAG ATGGCTGAcctacctgctgctgctgatcctgGATCTGGTCATCTGCCTGGCCATGTGCTTGGGGATGGCCAAGCAGTCCCGATGGCTGCTCATCAC gATCATGGCCTTTGTAGCGCTGTCTCTGATCCTGAGCTGGGCCTCACTGGGAGCGGGCACCGCTACAGCCGTG ggCACCAGTGACTTCTGCGTGTCCCCAGACAAGTTTATTGTGAACCAAACGAAGGATTTCCTCAGCGCAG ATGTTGCACACTATTATTTGTTCTGCAGTCCGAATCTACCCAACCCCTTCCAACAG TCTTTGACAGCCTGCCAGCGTTCCCTGACCACCATGCAAATCCAGATCCAGGGCTTGCTGCAGTTCTCCGTGCCTTTCTTTCCCACTGCAGAG AGAGACCTTTTGGGTATCCAGCGACTGTTGAACTCCACTGAGTTCAGTGTACACCAGCTAACAGCCTTGCTCGACTGCCGCGGGCTACATAAG GACTACCTGGATGCCCTAATGGGTGTGTGCTATGATGGGGTGGAAGGGCTCCTCTacctctctttgttttctttgctggcTGCCTCAGCGCTCTCCGCATTGCTGTGTGTGATTTTCAGAGTGTGGACACTAATGGCCAGCAG GGACAAAGAATATGACGACATAGATGAGGATGACCCGTTCAACCCCCAAGCGCGGCGGATGTCCTACAACCCCAGAAGGTCCAACATCCACAGTTTCTGTAGCTATAACAGCAGCCTCGGTAGCCAGGCCAGCCTTCATCCACCTCCGCAATCTGCATCTAATGTCGCACCGCCTCCTGAATACAT GAATCAGTCCATGCTGTTTGGAGGGAGTCCTCGATATGAGAACGCGCCGCTGATAGGGAGAGGATCCCCGCCTCCCTCG TATTCGCCCAGTATGAGGACCACATATCTATCTATGACTGATGCCCAGATCAGACACTTTGGGACTGACTTCCAGGTGTAG
- the LOC121621215 gene encoding charged multivesicular body protein 6-like has translation MGNVFGRKSRPSRVTEQDKAVLQLKQQRDKLKQYQRRITLQLEKERLLAKQLLKDGRKEKALLLLKKKRYQDQLLDKTENQISNLERMVQDIEFMQIEMKVVEGLKVGNDCLKSMHEIMSIEDVERILDETQESIEYQRQIDEMLAGALTEEDEDAVLAELEAITQGEDVALPEVPTEPIPEVSDAAKAEPERREAKNKPNREMLAA, from the exons ATGGGCAACGTTTTTGGGAGAAAGAGTCGTCCTTCTCGTGTAACGGAACAAGACAAAGCCGTTTTG caactgaagcagcagagagataaGCTGAAGCAGTACCAGAGGAGGATCACCTTACAGCTGGAGAAAGAGCGACTTCTGGCAAAGCAGTTGCTAAAAGATGGCAGGAAAGA AAAAGCCCTGCTGCTTCTTAAGAAAAAACGATATCAGGATCAGCTACTAGACAAGACTGAAAATCAGATTTCAAACCTAGAGCGCATG GTTCAAGATATTGAGTTCATGCAAATTGAGATGAAAGTCGTCGAGGGGCTCAAAGTTGGCAATGATTGTCTGAAGAGTATGCACGAG ATCATGTCAATTGAAGATGTGGAGAGAATCCTGGATGAGACCCAGGAGTCAATTGAATATCAAAGG CAAATAGATGAAATGCTGGCTGGAGCCCTGAcggaggaggatgaggacgCTGTTTTAGCAGAGCTGGAAGCTATCACTCAG GGAGAAGATGTAGCACTTCCAGAGGTCCCCACTGAGCCAATACCAGAGGTCTCAGATGCAGCTAAAGCTGAACCGG agaggagagaagcaaAGAACAAGCCCAACAGAGAGATGCTGGCAGCCTAA